The genomic segment GGAGATAAAGACCCAACAGAGCCTCGTCCTGATCCACGGCCTGTTACACTGCTGCTACGCAACTCACGGAGttgcctatgtgtgtgtgtgtgtgtgtgtgtgtgtgtgtgtggggggggggggggggggacgggacaggacaggacacaaGGCCATAAGAGTGTTAGCAGGATGAGTGTAAAATTATAAATGATCAATACCTCACATTTAGAGATTACCTGTGTGGAGAGGGGGCCGGAGGGGGGATGACCCAGGCTTGTTGCTGTGGCTCTCTCATGGCCATGATCTTCTCCTGCTGCTGAGCCAGACGCTGCATCTCAGTCTGCAGGAAGCTCAGTGATGTGTTCAGCCTCTCGATGGAGCGTGTGTAATCTGCAAGGTCGATTTCCCCTGGAGTCACACCTGTGACACCACAGAATACACACAGGAGATTCAGTTAGTAACCAGGTTGAGAAGAAAGTTTGATAAGATTGTCAGCACAGAGAAACCTCCTCATTGTCGCTCATCTGTCATGTGAAGTATTTTTTCACTCCAGgttctgaaatgtgaaatttgggCAATTCATGGCTTCTTTTTCACTATTTTATAGATAAGATtgaattatttataaaatgtacatgacaaaaaaaacataactttcATTTATAATAGATATAAATAATGCTTAAATGCTTCGAGCCTAACAAAGTTTGAGAAACAAACTCTGCTCAATGTTCCTCTGTAGTTCAGTTCATTTAGGCTGGTTTGAAAGTAACAGTCTAACCAGGATTGTGGAGAATTATGCATTTTGGCAGTCCCTTATTTATTCTGTAgataactttatttttataaatatttatttgtcttAGAACTGAATTCCCAGCCTTGTTTTGAAAGTTACTATATAAATAAGGTTTGTTTcactaaaataataaatacaaagcaAGTGTAAAGTAATGATGGCAACTACGCTTAATCTCCACCATAATTCATTCAAAaaagtatctttttttaaaccaaatgcACAGAATAAAAAAGGTATGGCTGCTCTCTGGATTGTGGATACTCACCTCCACCATCCTCACAGGGGGATTTAGGAGCGGCTCCATCTGGTTTGCATCTCTCTGCACGCTCTATGCTGCCCTGGCTGCTTTCCTTTGAGGACATTTGTGGCTCTGGAGAAGGTGTTTCTCCTCCACCTGAACTGGGGCTCAGCGGGGCAGTGACTCCTTTTCTCCTCACTACATTCAGAAAAGCTGTTCTGCCCATCTTCTGACGATGGCGGGTAAAAGCTGCTTCCACCtgggaaaatgtaaaaatagcattatttatacatttacattaGTATTCAAAGCCACATGACttgctatctctctctctctctctaaaacgTACTTTCTTCTTCTGGGCCTCAATGGCTCTCCGTTTCTCTTCAAGCTTCATTCTCAGTTGAATCATCTCTGTGGCTATCAGGTGTGAGGGGTCTCTATGGGAAGGCTTGACTGTAGAGGGAGATGTGATAGGTAGAGGAGGTGTAGAGATCTAGAAAAAGGTGCAAAGATCATTGTCATTACTTATACGCCAAATTGCATTTctgtttctgcaacaaaatCAGAGTCAAAACTAAAAGAGGCACAAACCTGAGGTGAAATGTTTCTTGGCTGCTGTGTATACGGCACATTGACATCTGAACTCTCCGGCGTGGTTCCTCCACTGCTCCTCCCCTCCAGCTTCCTGAATTTTTGCTCTGCGAAGCTCGTCATACGGATCATCCCGCCTCCAGAGCCTCCAGAGGACGAGACAGGGCTGGCTGTGTGAGACCtggggagtgtgtgtgctgaaCTGGGACAAGGGCTGCTCCTGTCACCTCCATCtcccctcctctcactctcGGGATCTGCATCATGGGGTTCTTCCCTCCCACCGCCCCTGCTCTTCTCTCTCACCTGATGGTCCACCAGAGGGCATGACCGAGTCATAGCCTCACAGTCCGGGTCCATGTCTGAATAGTCTCTGAGCGAGGAGGAGTCCTCATCCAAGCTCTGGATGTCCTCCGTCCTCACGTGGATTCCCGTGTCCACTTCATCCGTGGACACAGAGTTGGGGTCATGTTCATTCATTTGAGCCTTGGCTAAACCCGGGTCATCTTCTTGACCTTGAGCACCTTGAGGGTCTGACGGCTCTGCACCGTGGAGAAAGAATCCATTGTCTCCATCCCCAACACCGAGGCTGGCATGGGGCCTCTCTGTGTCATGTATTATCTTCAAAGCCTCCTCGATGCTCGGAGGAGTTGATGGGCTGatgtggctgctgtggttgccatggtgattacTGGGGCTGTGGTTGCTGTCTGGGAGTCCATTAGAGTACCTAGGGACAAGTTTTGGTAAATCAACTGATGGTAGTTAAAAGATCATGCCAGCGTATAAGaaaactttaagaaaaatgtCCTTCTGAACCAATTTCAgataacaaacaaaatgattatcTTGATTGAGCAGATGAATTAGGCAGAGCAAAGCATGGCACAAATGATGTCTCAGAGGAGGtgcttaataaaaaatatagataagaagaaaaaactaaattacTTTCTCAATTTAACATCTCTCACAATatgtttcaatgtttgtttttttgtgttttgttgttctttaacTAGTTACACTGATTAGTGATTAAGATATATATCTTtaaaacatacataaaataataaaaaccaaagttttctttttcctcagtTAAAGATCATTCCTAAATCCTATAATACTATGTATTCACACCTACAACATGGTGATTTAGAGCATGCACAACTCCACTGTTGCTGTACCTGCTTTGATTCTTGagtgaaaatgtgttgttcCGCCCTAGAGGCTTATGGGAGATGAagtcctcatcctcctctggtATGTGTTTGCTCTGGCCGTTTACACTGACAGGCATGAGGGAGAGGTGGCGCTTCATGCCCCCTCGAGGTGTAAAGTGAACTTTGAACCCGAGACCGTCACTGCTGGCAGAGCGGGTCATACCACGGGAGGGAACCTCACAGGCAGGTATCATTGGGTCTCCGTCCAGAGGGATCTCAAAGGAGATTCCCCGAGCGGAGGAGCTgggaagaaagaaatgaaatgttactATGATAAGGAAACAGACCACTAAGCATATGGGAGTTTCAAATTctatatacaatatatatatatacctaaTAAAGTTTAGGTACTAACCGCTTCTCTTTGGGCCATGTCCCGACACAGCCATCCACGTAGGACATGGAAGTAGATCTTTTCATTATACCTGCAACAGAAGATTCATATACTGTATTTACCAGAATAACTGTGACTGTACCATTCCAAGCTTTTCAATGGTAGTTTAAAGGTCTGTCATGTTCTCTTCACACTTCACCTTATGGTTATTTTTTCAGGTCATATATTTGTactatatatactgtataataaATAACAGTCAATTGTAAAAGGGGGCCTCAGAGATACTGCATTGGTGTAAATTAGCCACTAGAGGGCCTTggctttcaaaacaaaacacatccgCACACTATTCCATAACTCTGGATTCAGGCCTCAAGTTACAGTGTATAGCGGTATTTACATATTATTATAGTTTTTTCTAAATCACAGAGGACACATATGTGCTGTAAAAGCTGTGTTCAAAGGAATACTCTCACACTGACTCGTTGGATTAACAAGTAAATTACAAGATGAAATCTTAACAAGCAGTACGAACCTAACTAGTGCTTTAAATAACCAATGTGGTTTAAAAAGTGTTATGTGTTTCTTACCCACACATTTgattacatactgtatatgtatatctatatatttcCAAGCAGTCATGAGTATCCCAGGAAAATGGATTAGAGATCAGATTATTTACCCTCTGCAGGAATGTTGTCTGATCTGTCAGCGTTGTCTGCATAGCTCTGTTTGACTGGACTGGACACTGGAGCCATATTTCTGCAGGATGATACCAGCTCACAtgctgcagaaagaaacatGCATTTATCAAATTCAACATTCAGCTATCAGAGTTCCAAAAGTAGCATGAACAATAcaataacattattatttttaacagcGTGTTGATATTACTGTAAAGCCATTCTTACCATTTGGATCAAAGACTTTGGGCTGCACAAATGAGGGTTTCACCACTTCAAACCACCAGAAAAGCTCAGCCATAAATACCAGGTAGTTACTCTgcaaaagcacacaaacacgcacacatacatTAACACGCACACATgcgaacacagacacacacacacatttgtgatTAATGTTTCAGTCATTTGCAGTCTTTGCAGAGACAGATCGGTCGCTCTGTGTCACTGCAAAGATGTCACAATGGCAATATTGATAGATCAATGAGTTCACGGCCTGCCAACTGTTGCTAGGGAACAGCCTCAGGTTTGTGTGTAATTTAATGTCAGTATGTTCTTCATTGTCTGAGTGGTTTAATGGCAAACCCACACACCTCACAACAACAGCCAAAATCACCATCTGAGGTTTAGTTTCAATGTGACACATTATGCACAGATGGATGCACAAAGCAAAGAAGAACATTTAAGGCTATTATAAATAAGGTCATGATACAAACAGAACGTCTCTGGTCTCTTAACAGACCATTTCATttgttgaaaacattttggtaaacacacagacaatggGGATAAAAAGATTACAAATGTTATTATATTCCTGCAAACTTTTAAGTTAAAGCTAGAACAGGATTGGATTTCTGAACAacatatatttatctgtattataaatgtaaagaacatacacagatatacacacactggtTAAGATTCAGAGGGCACTGAGTCTGTGAAGAATGAGCAGCGTGCCAGTCTCTTTAACTTCCCTTCAGTAACCTTTTCTTCACTTCAAATAATTACTCTTTAAAACAATGTAGTGAATCATAAAGGAAACGCAGAGCAAAGAGTGCATTTAAAGCAGTGCTGTGCTGTTTTGTCTTAAAGAATGGAAAGTCCCGGTCAGCCTGGACCGTGACTTGAATCTTGAATGTTTCTACCCACGCACTCTGCATACTATTTACCCAAACAGACTGCTGTTGTGATGTCTGGTTGGCACAGAGATGCTCATAAAGTTCCACACTTAGTTTTCCTTTAATCCATTATAACAACTGGTGTAAAATAGAAGAGCTCTCAGCCTGAGGGCCAAGTGAATCAGCTGCTGTGTTATCTAAGAGTTCACTGAtattttgtttgataaaaacaaaataaaaacaaaggggatgcgataaggggggggggggggggggggcaggcagAGATGGGTCAGGACTGTGACACTCCTCGGAGTAGAATCGGTCTCTGTCTgagagggataaaaaaaaaggggttggGGGTTGGTGGGGGTGGCCTGCACTGCTTGTACTAAAAaggcaccaacacacacacatagtaaAACCGCTGTAAGAGAGGCAAGCCTGCATATATCCAGTAGGAATCTTTTCCTTGCATGACTCATTTTTGCCTTGTTGTAATGTCCCGCTCTTACTCTACTTTCTACCCAAAACCgattttccccctttttttctagaaCTGAATCCTCTTTACAAAAATAGCAACATTTCATATCCTTCATGTACacttaaaaacattaaagacagccatataaaaatgttcaaacctTTATGGATGCATGTGCGTAGAGCATGTCCTCCAGGCTGAAGTGGCAGCAGTGGTTGAGGTTGTTCCTACAGAACTCCTGCACCAGCTGGAGGTTGTACAGACTGTCAGCCAAAGACATAGTCTCCTTGAGGCAGATATCTGCTCAGCCAGGGGAGGGgtcaggcacacaaacacacacaagggagGGGGAGATTATAAAAGCCAGGCAGGAAGACGAGGAAAAGATAAGGCAAAgcaagtgtttaaaaaaagacaggatcagAAGAAAATGGCCCTACTTTAAATGAGAAGATCTGTACCATATGCCTTAGCAGATTTGAATAACTAATCCCTCAAACCTTTCATGACTCaagtttttaaactgttttaaactTCTGGTCAGACATTTGAACATGTCATTTAGTATATTACTGTACCCTAATGAATCAAGCAGCCAGTATATAAACCTAAATGAGGTTTAACTCACTGCCACATCTGGTCCACATGTGTAAGGGCTGCCTGTGAACTTTATTTAATCCCATGAGAATCCCACACTAGGGTTGTTTATCTTTGAAATAGCAGCCAGATACTCCTCCAACGGTTCTCTGTCACTTAGCCCTCATGACCAATCACAGCCTGACGTAGGGCATTTTTAGAAACGAGGGCGCAGTCGAGCTGAGAGGAAACAAGCCTTTACTCTCACTTTGTCTCCTACTCATTCTCCATGTCTGGTCTGACTTCTCTTTGACTCATTGTGATCTTTCTTTGGTCAGTATAAGCAACATCCTccataaatgtctttaaatgtaaCCACAGAGGATCAAAACAGGCCCCAGTAACTCTTGATGTTGATGTTCTTTTCAGATTAGGATTAgagttttaaacatttccttCCAAATGCTGCTACACTGTAATCAAGAGTGAGTTGTCTTATTTGTGtggacatatatatatatatatattcttttgtatggggaaaaaaaccctCAGATAATAAATCTGCTTTTTGTTGCCCTATTCAAACGTATGGTTTTAGTGCAGAAAGGAGGTCTTTGTCTGTCCCAGTGAAGACTGCAAATCATTGTGGTTTCCTCATTGTATGCCATTTATTTCCTATTTCTAATGGAACGACTGAACTGACTGTTTTTATGGTTTACTTTTCTGGAACATTACAGTGAAAGAGGGCGTGTCTACTGAGATTTAGGGTAAGGTCCCACCTTCCAGTCTGACGGCCTGTGGGCAGTAGAAGTGCAGCAGGGTGGTCAGGGCAGAGCCGTCCGTATTGTCCTTCAGCAGGTTCTCCACCAGGGGGAGTGACGGAGTGTTCCTCTGCTGAGCGTGCTCCTTCCTGTAGCGAGCCTGAAACCATGGCAACGACACAAAGATATCACCTATATGTGTCATCAGGGGGGATGTGTAGAGTTGGCTCTCTAACTGTAAGTGCAGACACACCTTTATCTGCATGCACCAGCGTGCACACGCACATACTGTAACTATCACACGTaatcacacactcacttatAAGTGTTAATTAAAGGTATTCCAGGCATATGGTGGGCTTCAAGCTGTATTCATATAATACAGATTAAATATATCATGCAAATAATCGAATAGCTTCAAGACGGAAATAGTCATCTTACTTATAAATGCATCACAAGAAGGCAATCATAACAATATAGCGCACTCTATGATTGCTTATGTGAATTGGTTAGTACTCTAAGTGGTGAGGTGTTAGTAGTGGGACTCTCATTTTCTATTGTTAGAGCAAAAACTGCTACATGTTCTTGAAACTCGATTGAACAGTTAATAATCTTGGTAAAGCATCCTTCCTGCCTGCAGGCGTTCTTTGAGTCTCACTGGAGCTGTAAAACTCACAGAAACACCACCAAATGTGTCTTCAGGGTGTAAGTACTCCCAGTTACACCATAATCACATAAGAGTGGTGTCTCCTGTGCATTTTGCAAGAGACATGATGAAAGCTTGAATCACAGCAGCTGTCATTGTCTGATGGCCTCTCAGTCTGCGCATCATCTTCTGAGGAAAGAGTTTTGCTCAAAATGCTACCATAGCAAACAAGACATTTGAAAGGGTAACCAACACCAGGGCAGTGGTATTGAATAATGATATTTTTAAGTTGACATTCTTAAAAATAATGAACTAATTAACTTTTAACATGTGATGAACATGCTGTAATCTGTATGCACTTCAAGGTATAGTTTTTACCCTGAAAGTTATGCAAGTTTCAAATTGTTAGTTTATCAGTCGCTGACTTCCTTGGCATGTGGAGACGAGGGTAGGGGGTGGTGTAGGGTTGGAGGTGTCTGACCAACACATGATTGGGCTCAGGGCCACATGCAATGAAAAGAGAATTGGAGGGAAGGATGATTAGGGGTTTATTCTTGCAGGTTTGGGATTGGGTAAATAGGATATATTTTGTTAAGTTCTTCAGAATGGATGGACTTACAGGTACTAGTCTCCAGTACCATTTGCTAGGAGACTTGATGTAGGATGATGATTGGACaacaacaggagagagagggagaagtgtTAGGCCAAAAGTAATGAAATACGTTTTGCTATAACAGTACTACATTCAGAAAACATTGGAACAAACCCTCTCTCTCAACAGTAGAAAGGACTGGACAGAATATGTGCTTAACCTCTGTGAAGACACCATCCTCTAAATAAGTCTTTTACATTCATCCAACCAAGAGTATGTAAAGATGAAGAATATCTAACTATAAGTGCCTATAATTCATCATATAATGGCTTTTTCTGTCTCAACTTCATAATGCACACATAATGCGCTTTCCTCTTAATTACTGTAAGCCCATAAGCTCACCTGTTTATTTAGCCAACGGTCATGCAACTGTACAAATACCTTCGACTTTTGGCATAAACACAGAGACCATGTGTGTAGTATGGTATTGTTACAATTTGCCTCAAGTGTCACAAACGTTGCATTATATTCTAATCTACAAAAAAACTTTAGAGGCTACGCTTTCATCACTGTGAGGCTGCAATTTAAAGgagcactatgtagatttggtagtgacatttttatgttggagaagtgaaacaattctatgctatattttctgaacttaatacacaaactttactcaaaataaaaaatgggtccctggaacaccgtttggagctaaaaagcaaaccaggagagttacggtttcactgttgcggaccCCCTCCATAACTTCTCGcttagcattttatcttcaaacagtgttccagggaccaaattttcctctgaggacagtttgtgtatagagttatgaacatataccacagaatctgtacactttcacatttctctaccaaaactacatagtgcaccgtTAAGCTAATAATGCTAATATATGCTAAAAACAATGCTTACATTGTAGTGAAAATCATTCCAATGTTTGCTAATAGGCACTtaagagaaagaacaaaaactttTAGGATGGGAGTCTTTCAGGTACTGAGTCACCCAACAAACCAAAACTCAAACATATACAAATCCATGTACAAGATTGTGTATAGAATTGGATATTTTAATGGTTGTTTAAGACAGAATCAAATTACAACAGAGGCACTTTTGTAAGACACGGATAATAGCTCACTAATCCAAGGAAGTCCATGCATAACGTTTTAATATAGGATTCAATCTTTTCAGAGAGTCACTGTCCAGACGGCtccacagacagaaagaaaatctCATTTTGTgcaagaaaataattaaatctaTTCTATACAGTTTGGAAACCCTTTTAAATATCGGCACCATAAAGTACTTAATtcagtgaacaaaaaaaaagggcccTACATTAAAACTTGACTTCCTTAGATGAACTGGTGGAAGCTACAAATGTAAACTTGTGGTACTTATACAATGAACCAACTTGTCCGCTTATGCAGGTATCTAAGCACTAACATTCACATGGtatccacacaaaaaaatgcaaagatcTCAGTCATAAGACCAGAGATGGAGGTTTTTCACACCATCCCAGAACAGAAGAGACTTTCTGAGAAGTGTCTTGTGCTCATCCGTTAGTGTGTGTTCATGCCGGCAtacatgcgtgtgtgtgaaatgatctgCTCAGAGATTGTCCTGTTCAGTGAACAGACTTCTGTTCAGTCTGATTATGCAGAGAGGGGGCTCTGTGATGGAGCGTGGAGTAAGAAAGCAGCTGACTGACAATAAGCGAACAGCGTATTCCTCTTCCCTCGTTGTAACTTGTTGCCTTTGATAAAGACTGAGTGTGTCTATGAGAGTCAGTCTGGGATAGGTTGTATTCACCATGTGCAGTACATTATCAGCCCTCAGAGCACATAGTACAGCAGACATCACTTCCACTATATCAACACAAAAATAGACGATAGAAGAGAGGAAATTCAGCAAGAAACTCCGACAGCAGATAAAAATGCCTGTGCATGCAACACATGACATCCTGAAACTTGtcaaagagagaggaaaattgtgtttacagcctgaacTATCTCAACAGCTATTGTTGTACAGACGCTTTTGGTCCACAGATAATTAATTCTACTGACTATGAGATCCAATGGCCTTTTTGTAGCGCAACCTTGAAATtgcttttaaaggttttaaatgaaatgtctcTGAATTGCAGTTAAACGGAGTATACAAATTCATTAACTCCTGATGGTTATGTTAAGGTCCTTTGGTTTACCCAGGACTTTTCATCTAGTGCTACCATCAGGTAAGAAAAAAGTTTGTAGAACACTTTGGTTCATGACCAAATACCTGAATTTAGTTTTTCATATAAGTTGTGTGAGACAATGGCTAAGATGCTACATTAAGGTTAATATGGTAAAGAATATGTTATAGGCACACATCAGTATAGAAGCATTAGTTACAGTGAGCATGTTGtcctgttagcattagcatttgtCCATAAGCAGCTTCACAAAGCAGCTAGCATAGCTGCAGACAATACCAAGATTTTTGAAACTAAACATGGCAGTAATGGCAGTCTGCTATTTACACATTCAATTGAATCAAAGTTTCAATCAGTGTTTACCTCTGAGTTGATATTGAATTTTAGAAAGTATATCTGTTGATCTAGctttaattaatttttattGCTGCCTGTGTATACACACTCAAAGGGTTATAATCTGGGTTTGACCTTTAGCCTCTTGTCACTGTTTCTGTGGTGAGGGTCCTGACCCGATAGGTTCCTGTGATGTGGTTTTATGGAGTGAAAGAGGATGGTAGCTGcacgctgtgtgtgtttgtccctgTGGATGGACTCACTGTGTCACGCGGCCCTTACATAACCAGCAGGCCTGCAGGACGACAacactgtctctgtctgtcaccGACTGTCTTCTGCTACAGCTGACAAAGTTCCTGAGTGTCTCCCTCCATGTTTTCCACCCATGTGTTATTTCTCCCATTACACTCtctattcctctctctctctctctctctctcattccctCTCAGTGTGtcatcctctctcctttttcctccacccctaacattttttttcctttctcctctAAAAGCAGCGTCGTGATTCTTGCCAACATTTCTCTGCAGCTGGCCTGAGACTGAGCTCATCTGTTTCTCTGGTTTACTGAGCAGTGTGCACTGTTCTGTAGGCTAATGTGTTCACTGTTTATAtcatgtgtttctgcatgtgccTTGTGTGGACGCAGACATGTGCTAATGCTTAAGGGTAAAGTAGTAGTAAACTAATTAAAAACTACTATTAAGAGATATATTTAgacactcctctcctctcctctctctctctctctctctctctttctctctctcaaactCATGGTTTACTTTCTAACCCCTTCTTTGGTTACTCCTGGTTTTTAtgcaaagctaagctaaccttCTCCAGGTTGTAGCTCAGTTCTTCACATATAAAATAAACTCTTGAATGGGAAATTAGTAGGTAGAAAAAAACTTGTAGATAAAGAGAGAGTAGGCCTGCATATTGTAACTATTTGTTAGCAAACAACAGATGAGCACACTGACTGGACACTCATGCTAACAATATctaaaaccaaaaaaatgtagtttatacatttaagtgtgtgtgtgtaaatttaacaaaataaatattaccTTAAATGTTCATTCATGGGCTGAGGATGTGCAGGTAGGAAGAATTTAGAACCAGGCACGCTATGGCTAGCTACAGTATGTCCTCCTTGTTACCAGATTTTATGTGAAGTTGGCTTGGCagtgaaagaaacacaaatatgttGAACTATTCAAACCCTGTGTTGCGTGTGTTCTTACTTTATGTGTTGTTGAATTTGAATCCTGGTAAGAAGCCTCTCTCAGCTTTTGCTCCTCCACAAGGATGTCCTTCAGGTGTTCATTCACCTGGAAAGAGAGACggacaggaagagagacagacagggagaaaTGTCAAGGTCAAATTTCCCGATAAGCATTATTGTGCACACTGAGACAGAATGGTGAGTCTGTGTTAGAGAGCGGGGAAACTTGAACATGAGCACACAGCAGAGAAAACGTTTCAGCAACTCCACTTCTCATTAGCCACCGGGGCTCAATATTACTGAACCGCGTACACAGAGCTCAGCTGAcgcaaacaaaataaagaacaatTCCAAAGACGACTAATTATAGCATTTCCCCTGAAAAAGCCCCCTCTCCTTATGGTTActacttttcttcttctttttttaacttca from the Labrus bergylta chromosome 4, fLabBer1.1, whole genome shotgun sequence genome contains:
- the camsap2b gene encoding calmodulin-regulated spectrin-associated protein 2 isoform X5, with product MGDAADDRGMRPTFIVPAIKSFDHYDFTRAKISCSLTWLVAKAFGSDAVPEELVEPLYRDQYNQEHLKPPVACLLQSAELYCRAGSLILRSDAVKPLLGHNAVIQALAQKGLYVTDQDRLVTERDLTSTPIHMSSHLALIDTLMMAYTVEMVSVERVMSCINRYSSADPSHSEGNVQELPYDTEDAITTWINKVNEHLKDILVEEQKLREASYQDSNSTTHKARYRKEHAQQRNTPSLPLVENLLKDNTDGSALTTLLHFYCPQAVRLEDICLKETMSLADSLYNLQLVQEFCRNNLNHCCHFSLEDMLYAHASIKSNYLVFMAELFWWFEVVKPSFVQPKVFDPNACELVSSCRNMAPVSSPVKQSYADNADRSDNIPAEGIMKRSTSMSYVDGCVGTWPKEKRSSARGISFEIPLDGDPMIPACEVPSRGMTRSASSDGLGFKVHFTPRGGMKRHLSLMPVSVNGQSKHIPEEDEDFISHKPLGRNNTFSLKNQSRYSNGLPDSNHSPSNHHGNHSSHISPSTPPSIEEALKIIHDTERPHASLGVGDGDNGFFLHGAEPSDPQGAQGQEDDPGLAKAQMNEHDPNSVSTDEVDTGIHVRTEDIQSLDEDSSSLRDYSDMDPDCEAMTRSCPLVDHQVREKSRGGGREEPHDADPESERRGDGGDRSSPCPSSAHTLPRSHTASPVSSSGGSGGGMIRMTSFAEQKFRKLEGRSSGGTTPESSDVNVPYTQQPRNISPQISTPPLPITSPSTVKPSHRDPSHLIATEMIQLRMKLEEKRRAIEAQKKKVEAAFTRHRQKMGRTAFLNVVRRKGVTAPLSPSSGGGETPSPEPQMSSKESSQGSIERAERCKPDGAAPKSPCEDGGGVTPGEIDLADYTRSIERLNTSLSFLQTEMQRLAQQQEKIMAMREPQQQAWVIPPPAPSPHRQLRELRSSSVTGRGSGRGSVGSLSPILSSSGSPHAPNRSPAGIKRRPASFHARTPRTPRPNDLKVTPFSRMLNTPTSVDSLPRLRRFNSSQSQICSFAYMGNDDSSGESNNQDSKIDKENAEDRDETEATTSAGTPQPSGKEAAKGKEEVRQEEGKQTEQAQSQGEVKPTRSSEVLRQPVSDLQAPTSSQIKGDPQDRRDLVEVPLSELKAPVGPTQGQEMTGEGEGEAGGDTYGEDQKMCCGFFFKDDGKGEDDMAAKKAALLEKRLRREKETQEKKQQHELDQEQKKGAARLKAEEQQKKKDEEKDRREYIRNEFLRKKQLKLMVDMNDVIKPRSGSLKKKPRPKSIHRDVMESSTPPVRTTGVRPRGFSVSSVSLASLNLADNDRDQPNNKKNNRPDSAEGFSSCPSTGSHNGEKDWENDSTTSSTPSNAEYTGPKLYKEPSAKSNKHIIQNALSHCCLAGKVNEGQKNKILDEMEKSEANSFLVLFRDSGCQFRSVYTYCPETEEIIKLAGIGPKSITTKMIEGLYKYNSDRKQFSLIPAKTMSASVDAITIASHLWQTKKQGTPKKLHPK
- the camsap2b gene encoding calmodulin-regulated spectrin-associated protein 2 isoform X4 — protein: MSLADSLYNLQLVQEFCRNNLNHCCHFSLEDMLYAHASIKSNYLVFMAELFWWFEVVKPSFVQPKVFDPNACELVSSCRNMAPVSSPVKQSYADNADRSDNIPAEGIMKRSTSMSYVDGCVGTWPKEKRSSARGISFEIPLDGDPMIPACEVPSRGMTRSASSDGLGFKVHFTPRGGMKRHLSLMPVSVNGQSKHIPEEDEDFISHKPLGRNNTFSLKNQSRYSNGLPDSNHSPSNHHGNHSSHISPSTPPSIEEALKIIHDTERPHASLGVGDGDNGFFLHGAEPSDPQGAQGQEDDPGLAKAQMNEHDPNSVSTDEVDTGIHVRTEDIQSLDEDSSSLRDYSDMDPDCEAMTRSCPLVDHQVREKSRGGGREEPHDADPESERRGDGGDRSSPCPSSAHTLPRSHTASPVSSSGGSGGGMIRMTSFAEQKFRKLEGRSSGGTTPESSDVNVPYTQQPRNISPQISTPPLPITSPSTVKPSHRDPSHLIATEMIQLRMKLEEKRRAIEAQKKKVEAAFTRHRQKMGRTAFLNVVRRKGVTAPLSPSSGGGETPSPEPQMSSKESSQGSIERAERCKPDGAAPKSPCEDGGGVTPGEIDLADYTRSIERLNTSLSFLQTEMQRLAQQQEKIMAMREPQQQAWVIPPPAPSPHRQLRELRSSSVTGRGSGRGSVGSLSPILSSSGSPHAPNRSPAGIKRRPASFHARTPRTPRPNDLKVTPFSRMLNTPTSVDSLPRLRRFNSSQSQICSFAYMGNDDSSGESNNQDSKIDKENAEDRDETEATTSAGTPQPSGKEAAKGKEEVRQEEGKQTEQAQSQGEVKPTRSSEVLRQPVSDLQAPTSSQIKGDPQDRRDLVEVPLSELKAPVGPTQGQEMTGEGEGEAGGDTYGEDQKMCCGFFFKDDGKGEDDMAAKKAALLEKRLRREKETQEKKQQHELDQEQKKGAARLKAEEQQKKKDEEKDRREYIRNEFLRKKQLKLMVDMNDVIKPRSGSLKKKPRPKSIHRDVMESSTPPVRTTGVRPRGFSVSSVSLASLNLADNDRDQPNNKKNNRGNKIAFANIPFFLSSPKERKGRPDSAEGFSSCPSTGSHNGEKDWENDSTTSSTPSNAEYTGPKLYKEPSAKSNKHIIQNALSHCCLAGKVNEGQKNKILDEMEKSEANSFLVLFRDSGCQFRSVYTYCPETEEIIKLAGIGPKSITTKMIEGLYKYNSDRKQFSLIPAKTMSASVDAITIASHLWQTKKQGTPKKLHPK